The DNA region CACGTGATCCGAAGCCACCGTGGGACTCCTGTGACCTGCCGTCGGCGAAGCTTCCCGACGAGCCACCCTGACTCTTCGACATCTCACGCACCGAGAAGTCTATGACGTCGTGTATCGTGACTATTCCCTCTAAGCTACCGTCCTCGATCACGGGTACGCGTGAGATACCGTTCTCACGGAACTCGTTTATTATCTCCCCCACGGTCGTTCCGGGGGTTACGGTCACGAGGCTCTGGCTGTATATCTGATCGACCGTCAGAACGTCGAGATGTGAGTTGACCTCGTCGAGGAGGGTGTCGGCGGTTACGACGCCGTAGAGACTCCCACCTTCGAAGACTGGGAGAACCTTCGAGCTACTCTCGACCATCAGACGTGCCGTCTCCCTCACGTCCTCGGTTCTGTCGACCTTCGAGGGATGTGTCATGACCGTCTTCGCCTTCTGCTTCGGCTTTATGTGTGACGAGATGAGCTGTCTCTCGGTCACGAGCCCCTCGTAGTTGGAGTCGTTAGTTATTATGACTGCCTTGAGATTGTCCTCCTCGAAAGCGCTTGATATCTTGGATAGAGGCGTCTCGGGATCGTACTCGTCGAACTCCGTAGAAGCCATCTCTGCTATGTCCATACTCAAAATCTAACGCGCCTCGACTTGAAATTTGTTACTGTTGGTGACCCAAACACCGAACTAGACTAGAATAGACTATACTACCGAGACCGCCATCTCGATGTTACGTGTGCTCGCGACGTACATTCCGAGGAAAAGCATAGCGTTGTAGGCTCCGTGTATCAGTGCGGGCACCACGAGGTTCGAGGTTCTCTCGTAGAGACCTCCGAGTATGAGAGAAAGGACGAAGACTACCCCGAGGTAGACGAGCTTACCCTCCAAGCCTCCCT from Candidatus Afararchaeum irisae includes:
- a CDS encoding CBS domain-containing protein, translating into MDIAEMASTEFDEYDPETPLSKISSAFEEDNLKAVIITNDSNYEGLVTERQLISSHIKPKQKAKTVMTHPSKVDRTEDVRETARLMVESSSKVLPVFEGGSLYGVVTADTLLDEVNSHLDVLTVDQIYSQSLVTVTPGTTVGEIINEFRENGISRVPVIEDGSLEGIVTIHDVIDFSVREMSKSQGGSSGSFADGRSQESHGGFGSREGGEDRMLDLPAYDVMSSPVATTTPETDVNEAVDEMLEMGYSSLVVTQDGETEGILTKTDVLRALSLEEETQMQVRIANIDLLDDMTRSDVVNVIENVSDKYSEMQVLEAHVDLHKHKEQLRGSPLILARLRLFTDKGQFAGTGEGYGAEHAIHLARNKLERNVLDTKEFQSDQQQAEMLLRRFGTEI